CACGGACTCCTGATCCTCCAACAGGTCCTGCCCGTGGAAGGTCCGGCCGATGTGCCAGTCCGAGGTGTGCAGCAATCGCATGAAGATCACCGTAGGGGCGGGGACCGACAGTGCCCCGAAGGCCGGGCCGGGCCGGGGTCGGGCAGTTGGTCACAACCACCCGAACGACCAGCTCAGCCGGACTCGACGGCACTGATCCGATAGCCGGACGGGGTCGCCACCAGCACCAACACCCGGGCGGCGGCCGGGCGGGCCGTGGTTCGTCCGACCACCTGCCCGGACTCGTCGAGGATCGAGTAGGCCGGCAGTGCGTCGCTGACCCGGACCCGGATCGGCGAGGTCCCGACGACCTTGGTCGCCGCCACCCGATGCTGGGCCCCGCTGACCCGCAGCCGGCTGGCGATCAGTCGCTCGATCATGCCGGCGTCGGCCGCACGGGCCGACGACCCGGCCGTGTAGACCGCGTCGAGCAGCCCGACCCTCCGCGCGGTCACTGCCGTCGCCCGGTCGGCATCCAACTTCTGCACGGTCGCGGTCCAGTCGACCCCGTGCCCGGCGGCCGACGTGCTCGGCGATGCGGCCCTCCGCGGGGTCGGGGCCGGGGCGGGCGCCGCCGTCCGGGAGGTGGTGGCTCGGGTGGGACCGGCCGGCGCCGAGCGGGCCAGAGCCTCGGTGGCCGCCGGTTCGCTGGATCCGGGTCGCGGGGGCGGGACGACGGCCGACGGACCGGGGGCCACAGCCGAGGACGGGCCAACCGCCGCCGTTTCCGACACGTGCGCCCCGCCCCGGGTGGCGACTGCGGGATCGCGGCGGTCCAGTCCCGCCCACCACAGGCCGCCGGCCGCAGCGGCGCAGGCGACCAGCACGCACACGGCGGCGATGACACCGACCCGGATCGCTCGGGACCGATGTATCGGTCGAGCCCGGCCGGCCGCACCGCCGGGTCGCATCCGGTTCGCAACCGGCCACCGGGTCAGCATCCGCCGCAGGCGGCCGGCGTCGGATTCGGGGGCCGGACGCGGAACGGCGTCGGCCCGGATCTTGGTGATGGCTCGCTCCCGGACCAATCGGTCCCGATCGTGCTCGGGCCCAGGACACCGTCGGTCGGGCCCATCCGACGGCGGGTCCACCTCGGGCGCTCCGTGACGGGGTGACGAGCCGGGCACGTCGACGACGACGGCCCCCGCCGGTCCCGAACCCGGTATCGCTCCCGGCCCGTCCACCGAAGCGGGCTGGGCGAGCTCGACCGGGGCCGGGCGTCCGGCGCCCCGCAGGTCCATGACGACCGCCGCCGCGCCGGGCCGGCGCTCGGGATCGTGTTCCAGCAGGGCCCGGATCACGGCGGTCAGGGCCGGCGGAGCGACGTCGTCACCTGGATCCGGCCACTGTCCCCCGGCGGCCTGGATCAGTACGTCGTGCAGATCGTCGGCCGGCCAGGCGTGATGCCCGGTCAGACAGGCCAGGGCCAGGGAGCCGAGCGAGAACATGTCCGTCGCCGGGCTGGGGGTCGCCCCCCGCGCCAGTTCGGGCGCCGCATCGGCCGGGGTGGCGCTGACCGGGAGACCGACCTCCGCCCCGGCCCGGCCGGCACCGAGATCGGCCACCAACGGCCGTCCGGCCGCATCGAACACCACGTTTCCGGCCGACAGGTCACCGTGTACGACGTCGCGCTCGTGGGCGGTGGCGAGAACCGCGGCGACCGGCAGCAGGACGGTCAGGGTCTCCCCCGCGGTCAACCGGCCGCGGGCCGCGAGCAGCCCGGCCAGGTCGCCCCCGCCTGCGTACTCCGTGACCAGCGCACATCGTTCGGCGTCACCGATGACCTCGATCACCCGCACCACGTGCGGATGATCGACCGCCGCGGCCAGCGCCGCCTCACGGCGAGCCGCCCGAAGGTGGGCGGCGGGGAACACCTTGAGCGCCACCGCACCACCGGTACCTTTGTGTGCACCCCTCCAGACCTGCGCGGATGCGCCCGCACCGATCATCTCGAAGGCCCGGTAATCCCCCACCTCGAAGGTCATGCCGAGCAGGCTAGGCCGAAGCGGCACGGACCGGTCGGGGTTGTCCACAACGCGGCTCGGACCGCCGGCGGTCCCGCCTGCCGGTCCGCCACCGGGCGTACGGTTGCCGCATGCGACAGCCCGATCCGAGCGTCCCGGTGGCCGCTGGGACCCCGCCCCGAAGAGCCGTCCGCGCCGAACACGGGGCAGTGCAGATGATCGAAGCCGGCCTGGTCGACTACCAGGCGGCGTGGGACTGGCAGCGGGACCTGGCCGAGGCCCGAGCCGCCGGGCGCGGGCCGGACACGGTTCTGCTGCTCACCCATCCGGCCGTCTACACCGCCGGTCGTCGCACCGAGCCGGGCGATCGACCGACCGACGGGACACCGGTCGTCGACGTCGACCGGGGCGGCCGGATCACCTGGCACGGACCGGGCCAGCTGGTCGGCTACCCGCTGGTCGGTCTGGCCGATCCGATCGATGTCGTGCAGTACGTCCGCCTACTGGAGCAGGTTCTCATCGCTGCCTGCGCGGACCTCGGCCTCCCCGGCGCCGGACGGGTGGCCGGGCGCAGCGGTGTCTGGTTGCCGGCCGACCACCGACCGGAGCGCAAGATCGCGGCGATCGGCGTCCGCATCGCCAAGGGGGTCACCAGCCACGGTTTCGCCCTCAACTGCGATCCCGACATGGCCGCGTACGACCGCATCGTGCCGTGCGGGATCCGTGACGCCGGGGTGACCTCGCTGTCCGCCGAGTTCGGCCGCACGGTCGGCGTCGAGACGGCGATCCCGCCCGTGCGACGGCGGCTTGAACAGGGGTTGAACGGGGAATTGCCGATCACAGACAGTGCAGCGGTCCTGGAGTCACTTCCGCACCGGAGGTCCGTGCCCCCGGGCATAACGTGGCACCTCGACCCCGTCCTGTAGATCGACCGGAACAATCGGGCAGGATGAACAGCGGATGGCCACTGATCCGTCAGACGTCAGCACCATGTCGTCCGACCCGCACCCGAAGCACCTCAAGACGCCAAGTCCGACCGAAGTCAAGGAGCTCACGATGAGCAAGTCCACCACAAGCAGCACCACCCACGATCTCGCGGTCAAGGCCGGCGACGTGGCGGAGAAGGTCGTGGACCAGGCACAGGAACTGGCCGGGAAGGTCGCCGACCAGGCGGCCGACGTCGCCGGCAAGGTCGCCGCCATGGCCAATACCGCAGCTCATGATTTCGCCGCGAAGGCCGCACCGGTGGCCGAGAAGGTGGCCCAGTCGCTGGGTGATTCCGCCCAGAACCTGTCCCGCCGCGCCCGGAAGGCCAGCGCCAAGGCCACCA
This window of the Nakamurella panacisegetis genome carries:
- a CDS encoding serine/threonine-protein kinase, translated to MTFEVGDYRAFEMIGAGASAQVWRGAHKGTGGAVALKVFPAAHLRAARREAALAAAVDHPHVVRVIEVIGDAERCALVTEYAGGGDLAGLLAARGRLTAGETLTVLLPVAAVLATAHERDVVHGDLSAGNVVFDAAGRPLVADLGAGRAGAEVGLPVSATPADAAPELARGATPSPATDMFSLGSLALACLTGHHAWPADDLHDVLIQAAGGQWPDPGDDVAPPALTAVIRALLEHDPERRPGAAAVVMDLRGAGRPAPVELAQPASVDGPGAIPGSGPAGAVVVDVPGSSPRHGAPEVDPPSDGPDRRCPGPEHDRDRLVRERAITKIRADAVPRPAPESDAGRLRRMLTRWPVANRMRPGGAAGRARPIHRSRAIRVGVIAAVCVLVACAAAAGGLWWAGLDRRDPAVATRGGAHVSETAAVGPSSAVAPGPSAVVPPPRPGSSEPAATEALARSAPAGPTRATTSRTAAPAPAPTPRRAASPSTSAAGHGVDWTATVQKLDADRATAVTARRVGLLDAVYTAGSSARAADAGMIERLIASRLRVSGAQHRVAATKVVGTSPIRVRVSDALPAYSILDESGQVVGRTTARPAAARVLVLVATPSGYRISAVESG
- the lipB gene encoding lipoyl(octanoyl) transferase LipB — translated: MIEAGLVDYQAAWDWQRDLAEARAAGRGPDTVLLLTHPAVYTAGRRTEPGDRPTDGTPVVDVDRGGRITWHGPGQLVGYPLVGLADPIDVVQYVRLLEQVLIAACADLGLPGAGRVAGRSGVWLPADHRPERKIAAIGVRIAKGVTSHGFALNCDPDMAAYDRIVPCGIRDAGVTSLSAEFGRTVGVETAIPPVRRRLEQGLNGELPITDSAAVLESLPHRRSVPPGITWHLDPVL